One stretch of Saccharopolyspora erythraea DNA includes these proteins:
- a CDS encoding TlpA family protein disulfide reductase — protein MTSGVWALLGAVVVALVFGLVWRGREGRVRVREGGAEVTLYDKLPEELRTRLDDEPAAPVTLLQFSTTFCAPCRHTRILLADFVGRTEGVRHVEVDLTDHPEWSTPLGVHRTPTTLVLDGAGREVFRVGGVPRRDELDAALRPLLA, from the coding sequence ATGACCTCCGGGGTGTGGGCGCTGCTCGGCGCGGTGGTGGTCGCGCTGGTCTTCGGGCTGGTGTGGCGCGGCCGCGAGGGCAGGGTGCGCGTCCGGGAAGGCGGAGCCGAGGTGACCTTGTACGACAAGCTGCCCGAGGAGCTGCGCACGCGGCTCGACGACGAGCCCGCGGCGCCGGTGACGCTGCTGCAGTTCTCCACCACCTTCTGCGCGCCGTGCAGACACACCAGGATCCTGCTCGCCGACTTCGTGGGGCGCACCGAGGGCGTACGCCACGTCGAGGTCGACCTCACCGACCACCCGGAGTGGTCGACGCCGCTCGGCGTGCACCGCACGCCCACGACGCTGGTGCTCGACGGCGCGGGCCGGGAGGTCTTCCGGGTCGGCGGCGTGCCCCGCCGCGACGAGCTGGACGCGGCGTTGCGGCCCCTGCTGGCCTGA
- a CDS encoding winged helix-turn-helix transcriptional regulator — MSSELLLLTSDRDCQTVLPALGLLPHRVRVLPPEPGAILSAGTHDVVLVDARTDLAGARDLCRVLAVGDAPVLAVVNEGGLVTVSAEWGVDDILLPTAGPAEVDARLRLLTTRRGADAGEGDGSLTVGDLVIEEATYTARLKGRALELTYKEFELLKYLAQHAGRVFTRAQLLQEVWGYDFFGGTRTVDVHVRRLRAKLGPEYDAMIGTVRNVGYKFVRPSRSSQPASPIVAEERQEAEVLADAPAQRGEESAVAR, encoded by the coding sequence ATGAGCTCTGAGCTACTCCTGCTCACCAGCGACCGCGACTGCCAGACCGTGCTGCCCGCACTGGGTCTGCTGCCGCACCGGGTGCGCGTGCTGCCTCCGGAACCGGGCGCGATCCTCTCCGCGGGCACCCACGACGTGGTGCTCGTCGACGCCCGCACCGACCTGGCCGGCGCCCGCGACCTGTGCCGCGTGCTCGCGGTGGGCGACGCTCCGGTCCTGGCGGTGGTCAACGAGGGCGGTCTGGTCACCGTCAGCGCCGAGTGGGGCGTGGACGACATCCTGCTGCCGACCGCCGGTCCGGCCGAGGTCGACGCCCGGCTGCGGCTGCTGACCACGCGGCGCGGCGCCGACGCCGGCGAGGGCGACGGCTCGCTGACCGTGGGCGACCTGGTCATCGAGGAGGCGACCTACACCGCCCGCCTGAAGGGCCGCGCGCTGGAGCTGACCTACAAGGAGTTCGAGCTGCTGAAGTACCTCGCCCAGCACGCCGGCCGGGTGTTCACCCGCGCCCAGCTGCTGCAGGAGGTCTGGGGCTACGACTTCTTCGGCGGCACCCGCACCGTCGACGTCCACGTGCGGCGGCTGCGCGCCAAGCTCGGCCCGGAGTACGACGCCATGATCGGCACCGTGCGCAACGTCGGCTACAAGTTCGTCCGCCCGTCGCGCTCCAGCCAGCCCGCGTCGCCGATCGTCGCAGAGGAACGGCAGGAGGCAGAGGTGCTGGCCGACGCCCCGGCGCAGCGCGGCGAGGAGTCCGCGGTCGCCCGCTGA
- a CDS encoding LmeA family phospholipid-binding protein: MKKLAITLVIVIGLLVAADFGAAAIAEYQVSKKMRQQLALNEDPSVRINGFPFLYQAAVGDFRDVQLAAQAVKVGQLSEVGIEADLHHARVSTPDVVAGKADRIQVDELVGRVKLKASDVGRFIGITDLTINPAPKDALTSEDGSSDGSGDAEQSGPSSTVDRTRTTVQLDGSVNIAGEQTKVKVIAVLSLLNGQLKIEPRKLDIVTGSYGEIPLPEVFERSVLEQFNTSLDPGLLPFEVTPTAVGVERGALIVEGSAANVTIGPGGMTTG, encoded by the coding sequence GTGAAGAAGCTCGCCATCACGCTCGTCATCGTCATCGGCCTGCTGGTGGCCGCCGACTTCGGCGCGGCCGCGATCGCGGAGTACCAGGTGTCGAAGAAGATGCGCCAGCAACTGGCCCTCAACGAGGACCCCTCGGTGCGCATCAACGGCTTCCCGTTCCTCTACCAGGCGGCGGTCGGCGACTTCCGGGACGTGCAGCTCGCCGCGCAGGCGGTGAAGGTCGGCCAGCTCAGCGAGGTCGGCATCGAGGCCGACCTGCACCACGCGCGCGTCTCCACGCCCGATGTGGTCGCGGGCAAGGCCGACCGCATCCAGGTCGACGAGCTGGTCGGGCGGGTCAAGCTCAAGGCCTCCGACGTCGGCCGCTTCATCGGTATCACCGACCTGACGATCAACCCGGCTCCCAAGGACGCCCTCACCAGCGAGGACGGCTCCTCGGACGGCTCGGGCGACGCCGAGCAGAGCGGTCCCAGCAGCACCGTCGACCGGACCCGGACCACCGTGCAGCTCGACGGGTCGGTCAACATCGCCGGGGAGCAGACCAAGGTCAAGGTGATCGCGGTGCTGTCGCTGCTCAACGGCCAGCTCAAGATCGAGCCGCGCAAGCTCGACATCGTCACCGGTTCCTACGGCGAGATCCCGCTGCCGGAGGTCTTCGAGCGCTCGGTGCTGGAGCAGTTCAACACCAGCCTCGACCCGGGACTGCTGCCGTTCGAGGTCACGCCGACGGCGGTGGGCGTCGAGCGGGGCGCGCTGATCGTGGAAGGCAGCGCGGCCAACGTGACGATCGGCCCGGGCGGGATGACGACGGGATGA
- a CDS encoding alpha/beta hydrolase family protein: MCRTRAVALTAADGTALEGLLYTGPGLPAEVGVVVGHGFTNHIRKPWVRRVLRRFSAHAPVLGIDFRGHGRSGGRTTVGPAEALDIAAAVAHMRALGCRRVVTVGFSLGGSVVLRQTALSGPADRPDAVVAVSSPARWWVRDTAAMRRVHWLLEQPHGRWSARLIGVRLAPPWQDVPISPIELAGRVPPTPALVVHGADDHYFPVSDAVALAETARAELWLEPGMRHAESAATPGLVDRIAAWAADPVRELPIK; the protein is encoded by the coding sequence GTGTGTCGTACCCGCGCGGTGGCGCTGACCGCCGCGGACGGTACCGCGCTGGAGGGGTTGCTGTACACCGGTCCCGGGCTGCCGGCCGAGGTCGGCGTCGTGGTCGGTCACGGTTTCACCAACCACATCCGCAAGCCGTGGGTTCGTCGCGTGTTGCGGCGGTTCAGCGCGCACGCGCCGGTGCTGGGCATCGACTTCCGGGGGCACGGGCGCTCCGGCGGGCGCACCACCGTCGGCCCCGCCGAGGCGCTGGACATCGCCGCCGCGGTGGCGCACATGCGCGCGCTCGGCTGCCGCCGCGTGGTCACCGTCGGCTTCTCCCTCGGCGGGTCGGTCGTGCTGCGCCAGACCGCGCTGTCCGGCCCCGCCGACCGGCCGGACGCCGTGGTCGCAGTGAGCAGCCCGGCGCGCTGGTGGGTGCGCGACACCGCGGCCATGCGCCGCGTGCACTGGCTGCTGGAGCAGCCGCACGGCCGGTGGAGCGCCCGGCTGATCGGCGTGCGGCTGGCGCCGCCGTGGCAGGACGTGCCGATCTCGCCGATCGAGCTCGCCGGCCGGGTGCCGCCGACCCCGGCGCTGGTCGTGCACGGTGCCGACGACCACTACTTCCCGGTCTCGGACGCGGTCGCGCTCGCCGAGACCGCCCGCGCCGAGCTGTGGCTGGAGCCGGGCATGCGCCACGCCGAGAGCGCCGCCACACCCGGCCTCGTCGACCGCATCGCCGCGTGGGCTGCCGATCCGGTGCGCGAGCTGCCGATAAAGTGA
- a CDS encoding DUF4395 domain-containing protein, giving the protein MSAGTLDPRGVRFTAALTSVILALGLVTASWRVLAAQTVLFAMCAFIGMRLNPWGYVYRQAVQPRLSPVAEAEREDPAPVRFSQGVGFVFTLVATVAYAAGWTSPGLVANALALVAALLNAAFGYCLGCQMYLVLRRFAPAGLSTTDTR; this is encoded by the coding sequence ATGTCCGCCGGAACTCTGGACCCCCGCGGGGTTCGCTTCACCGCAGCGTTGACCAGCGTGATCCTCGCACTCGGCCTGGTGACCGCGAGCTGGCGCGTGCTGGCCGCGCAGACCGTCCTCTTCGCGATGTGCGCGTTCATCGGGATGCGGCTGAACCCCTGGGGCTACGTGTACCGGCAGGCCGTGCAGCCACGGCTGTCCCCGGTCGCCGAGGCCGAGCGCGAGGACCCCGCGCCGGTGCGGTTCTCGCAGGGGGTCGGGTTCGTGTTCACGCTGGTCGCGACGGTCGCCTATGCCGCGGGCTGGACTTCGCCCGGCCTCGTGGCGAACGCGTTGGCGCTGGTGGCGGCACTGCTCAACGCGGCGTTCGGCTACTGCCTCGGCTGCCAGATGTACCTGGTGCTCCGTCGGTTCGCACCGGCCGGACTGTCCACAACAGACACTCGATAA